In Thermococcus gorgonarius, the genomic window GAACTCGACGAAGAGCTCGACCTTCCTCTCGTGCCAGTTTTTCGCCACTGTTATCTCGTTGTTGGCAAAGCGGACCTGCCTCCTGTTCATCTCGTGGGAGAGAACGACGACGTCGCCGAAGCCAAGCTCTTTAGCCTTCTTCAGGATGAGTTCGTTAACGTCAAACATCTCCACCACCTCACGGCCTCCTGAGCGGTATGTCCCTGAGTCTTGCATGTGCTCCGCCCATCCAGACGGGGACGCCCTGTCCCGGCTCACCTTTGCCGCAGGTTCCCGGATAGAACTCCACTTCCTTTCCGACCGCATCGACACTGCTCCACAGGGCCCTCGTGGTTATCTCAAGGATTGGCCTTCTCACCGGGTGCTTAATCTCACCGTTCTCGATGAGGTATGCTTCCCTGCCTATGTACCTCTGCTGATAACGCCTGTCGTCGATGTTCCACTCGTTGAAGCTCACCATGTAGACGCCGAGCTTGATATCTTCAATCAGCTCCTCGAAGGAATAATCGCCGGGTGCGAGGTAGGTGTTTGCCATCCTCACGATTGGCTCGCGGTTGTAGTTGATGGCGCGGGCCGCTGCATTGGAGTGCTGGCCGAGCTTGTGGGCATATTCCCTGTTGGTAAGGAACTCGGTGATGATTCCGTTCCGTATGAGGTAGCGCGGGCGTGCCTTTACGCCCTCGTCGTCGTAGAGGTAGAAGCCCCAGCTGTTCGGTATCGTCGGGTCGTCTATGACGGTAACGACCTCACTGCCAATCCTCTCGCCGAGCATATCCGGTTTCACGAAGCTCTCTCCCGCTTGAGCGGCTTCCCTTCCGAATATCCTGTCGGACTCGTATGGGTGCCCAACGCTCTCGTGGACGGCTATGCCCGCCACCTCTGGGCTTATTACCAAGTCAACCTTCCCCTCTGGTGGTCTCTTGCCCTCATAGATGAGCTTTTTGAGAGCCTGCACGTCCTTGACGGCCCATTTCCAGGGCTCGTCCTTCTCGATTAGCTCAAGGCCGCCGGAGAATGCCCTCTGGACGAAGGGCGCCTGCTCCATCTGGCCGTTCTCGAAGACGACGAGGTTGTAGGTGGTGGAGACGCGTGGGATAAAGCTCTCGATGAACGCTCCATCGCTGTTGAATATTATCTTGTGCCACATCTGGTCATAATACCTTATGAAGCGCATCGGCACGTTTACGCCTGTGGCCTTTACCTCTTCCTCGATTTTTTTCAGGAGTTCAAGCTTCTCCTCTGGAGAAACGTCGCGGAAGTCCTTCCTCATCTTGACCTTGTATGAAACGCGGTGGAAGTTTTCCTCGGAAAAGCGAATCGGCTCGTTCCTAACGCGGGAGGCCGCTTTGGCCAGCTTTATTGCCTTCTTCACTGTCTCGGCAACGCTCTCCTTCGTGAGGACGTTGGTGCTTGCAAAGCCCATTCCGCCGTTTACGAGAACGCGAACTCCAATCCCCTTGTCTGCCAGAATCTCCAGGCCCTCGGGAGAGCCGTTCTTCATTGTCAGAGACGTGCCGTTCTTTTCCTCAAAGCGTGCCTCGGCGTAGTCTGCGCCGAGTTCGAGTGCATTTTCAACGGCGAACTCTACAAGTTCATGCATGCACACCACCTCGGTTTACTGCATAGAATAGTGCCCGCCGAAGTATAAAAATCTTTTCGTTTAGATGATGATCGAAAGGTGCCCAAACATCATCATTATTTACTCTTGAAAGATATACCCTTCAGGGCGGGAGAGGGCGGATGTACCCTCTAATCTCCAGGAGGCCTTTTAGATGTCGCAAAATTTTTAAAACTGATTCCAACACTGCTAGTACGGGGGTGGTGCCATGGCACTGAAGGCGGTTGTTCTTTCCTACGCCGGGAGCCATGAGCACCAGCACAACCACTACATGATACTCAAGCCCCTTGGTATTGACGATAGGGGCAGTGCGGCCAGGTTAATCGGCAGGAAGGTCGTGTGGAGAACCCCCACCGGGAGGAAGATGAAGGGCAAAATCGTGAGAACTCACGGCAACGGGGGAGAGGTTAAGGCATACTTCAACCCCGGCTTACCGGGACAGGCCCTGGGTGATTACGTCGAAATTCTTTAAAGCTTCACCTCTTTTTTCCCTCAGGTGGAAACATGGAGCTGAAAGAAGTAAGGGAAGGTGCCTCCAGGTTTTTTGTACCCGAGGCAGAAAGGATATACGATGCTCCAGTTTTCTACAATCCGGTTATGGCAATAAACAGGGATATAAGCGTTCTAGCGGTTGATGTTTTGAAGCCTTCAAGGGTTCTTGACGCCCTCTCTGCAACCGGAGTGAGGGGACTCAGGTACCTTTTGGAAACCCCGGCCGGTGAAGTGTGGATGAACGACATCAAGGAGGAGGCCTTTCGCCTCATACTCCGGAACGTTGAGCTGAATGGAGGAAAAATCGTGAAGTCTTCCAATGAGCGGGTTGTTTTTGACATCTCCGGCAAAAAGGCGATTGTGAGCAAGGGTGATGCAAATCGGCTGATGGCTGAAAAATTCAGATACTTTGACTTCATCGACCTTGATCCCTTCGGTGCGCCTGTTGAATTTCTCGACACGGCTCTTAGGGCCGTGAAAAGGAGGGGTTTTCTTGGGGTTACTGCAACCGATACGGGAGTCCTGTGCGGGGCTTATAGGAACGCCTGCCTGAGAAAGTATCTGGCCGTCCCAATAAGGGGGGAGCTCTGTCACGAGGCAGGTCTCAGAATACTGATAGGCCTCGTTGCTAGATACGCCGCCAAGTACGACCTTGGCGTTAAGGTACTGCTCGCCTATTACAGGGATCACTACTTCCGTGTCTTCTTGGGCCTTAAGAGCGGTGCCAGAAAGGCCGACGAGTCCCTTTCTAACATAGGCTATCTCTGGCAGGATAAATCCGGGAAGTTTTGGTATTCAAGGGAATTTCTCCCGTCCGAATCAAACGCCTACGGCCCTCTATGGCTGGGAGAGCTCAAGGATGATGATTTCATGAACTCTCTCTTGAAGAAATCTCAGGAGGTGGTATTGGCCAGCAATAAAACGCTGGAGTTCATCAGACTGCTTTCGGATGAGCTGGATGTTCCCTTCCACTACGATACCCACGCGATAGCCAGGAGACACGGTTTGGAAGTCAGAAAACTTGCTGTAATAATGGAAAAGCTCGAAAAAATGGGCTACAGGGTGACCCGAACTCACTTCTCCCCCACGTCAATAAAAACAGACGCCCCCTTTGACGCAGTTTTGGATGCGTTGAGGGGTTTGTAGTACCGGTCAGCACAGAAAAGAATAAATACTTTTGAGGAAGATTAACTCAGATGAGCCTGGTATTTCAACCCCTTGAGGAGGAAGAATCCGTAAGGCCCTTTGACGGTTTCCCCTTCGATATCAAGCTGGGTAGCTCCCTTGCCGTTCTTTTCTCTGAACCTCTTTCTCAGGCTGTGTTTTTGACATATCTCGAGGCCGCTCTCCTTGAAAAGGGGGAGGTTTACCACGTGAGTGTGGGCAGGACATCTGCTCCCCCCGTGAACAGGCTCTTGGACAGTACAGAGGGCTTCTACTTCGCCAGAACCACCAGGTTTGAGGACGTTCTAATGGCCTCCCGCGAAGTTCCGACGGGATCATCCCTAGTGGTCGATGGATTTCCCGCCCTTTTGGGCATTAGTTCCGAAGGTTTGCTGGAGCTCGTTGATGAATCAGGTTCGAAGAACATAACCCTCATTCTTTCCCATACTCCCGTTGTTTTAAACGAACTCGACCTTCCCGGGGAATTTCAGAGGAACTTTTTAGTTCCAGAGGTGTTTGACTATCTCCTGGCCATAAGGAGCGCTTCCTACCGGAGCCACTATAAAATGGGTATCTCCGCCCTTCGGCTTCCCCTGGAGTGGGTCTCTCTCGTAGGAGAACATACGATCCCCGCGGACTCAATAGTAAAAAGAGTTCTCTGAAGAATATAAAAACAGAAAAGAGCCGCAGATTCCTTCACCGCAGGTGGTTTTGGTCTTGGTTTCAGTTTCCCAAGGAGTCAATACTTTGGAGGATCTCTTTAACTTTCTTGAATCCAACCTTGGCCGTCAGGTCTATGTTTATGGGGGTCACGCTGACTTTTCTTTCCACTTTCAGGGTATAAGCATCGGTTCCCGGCTCGAATTCCGTGGTTTTCCTTCCGACTATCCAGTAGTAAGGATGGCCCCGTGGATCTATCCTTTCCTCTACTGTTGGACTGTATCTCTTTCTGGCGAGCCTTGTTATAGCTATCCCAGTTTTCTCGGGAGCATCGCTCGGAACGTTAACGTTGAGCATGTCCACGCCCTTTGGAAGGCCGTTCTCCAGTATCGCCTTCGCTATCCTCTTGAGAAAGTGTGCCGAAACCGAGAAGTCAATTCCCTCCCCTTCGCCGAGCGTCTTCTTCCACTCAACCTCAAGGCTTATGGCAATGCTCGGAACCCCATGGGTAGCGGCTTCAATTGCAGCTGAGGCTGTTCCGGAAACTGTTATCTCAGTGCTCAGGTTCTCACCGAGGTTTATGCCGCTGACGGCGAGGTCAAAGTCTCCAAAGCGTGCTATGGCGAAGATGACACAGTCCGTAGGAGTGCCGTCTATACCATAAGCGATTTTAGCCCCTGGAAGCTCAATGCGCTTTGCCCGTATGGGCCTGTGGAGCGTCATCGCCCTACCGCTGGCACTCCTCTGAAAGAGCGGGGCGACAACATAGACCTCGCCGAGCTCGCTCAGAGCTTTCACTGCCGCCCTAATACCGTTGGAGTAGATGCCGTCGTCGTTGGTTAGTAGGATTCTCATCGCTACTCCCTCACGATCTTCACATTGAGCTTTTCAAAATCCCTGTCAAAGGTGTAGATTTCATCAATACCGAGTTCCCGCATTTTAAGGTATGCGAGTGCATCGTTTATTCCCAGATTCCTTTCCTCCGCGATCAACGCCACCCGGAGGTAATCCGCAGTTGAAACGTCAAGGACCATGATATTTTGGGAGGTAAGCATTGAAAGAACGATTTCGGCCGCCTTCCCCTTTCCAGCTCTGTTTCCCACGACATTTGCCACTTTGCTGAGGAGGATCACAGTCGTAACGACTTCTTCACCATCGCTGACCCTCTTGAGAATCTCTTTGGCTTTCTCTTTGATTGCTATGACGTTATCTAAAGGTTCTCTGCGAGGCTTGAGGAAGGCGTATATGAAGACGTTGCTGTCAAGGAACAAGCTCATCATACATCTCGGCCTCCAGCTCCTGCCAGGATCTGAAGGTTTTCATGACTCCCCTAGCTCTTTTCAAGGCCTCTTTTTTGTCAATTTTTCCAAAGAGAATCGCGAGCTGAATCTCAAGCCAGAGAGGATCATCTTTTCTGTACTGGGCAATTATCTCATAGACGTCCTCCATTCTCTCACCACTTTTCCCTTCTTCCACTATGTATAAATAGCTTCCGCCAGCACTCACCTTTAAAAACCCTAACCACCAGCGGCCTTCAGGTGAGAAAATGACGTACTGGACGAGCGAGGACAACGTGGCTGGAAAGCCGGGAACGGCGCTCTTCATAATCCTGCCAACAATAGGCTGCTACCGCTTCCGCATAGGGGAAGCCTGCTACATGTGTGCCTATCCCACTGCCGCGCCCAAGATAAAGTGGAGTCAAGAAGCCATAGTGGACTACGTCCGCGAGGCGCTGAAGAAGATTGAAGGAAAGAAGGGGCCCTTTGCAGTTAGGATGTTCACCTCGGGCTCATTCCTCGACAACGGTGAGCTGAAACCTGAGACAAGGAGGAAAATCTTTGAGATTCTGGCAAAAATGGACAACGTTGAGGAGATAGTAATCGAGAGCAGGAGCGAGCTTGTGAGATACGATGCGGTTAAAGAGCTCGCCGAGATAGTCCCGGACAAGCACTTCGAGGTTGCAATCGGCTTGGAGACCGCGAACGACGATATTGCCGAGGTCTCCATCAATAAGGGCAACACCTTCGCGGACTTCGTGAAGGCCGCTGAAATAGTCCACAAGGCCGGGGCGAAGGTCAAAACTTATCTTCTCCTCAAGCCAATCTTCCTGAGCGAGAGGGACGGGATTAGAGACGCGAAGGAGAGCATAATCAAGGCCGAGCCCTACACCGATACCTTCTCGATCAACATCACTGACATACAG contains:
- a CDS encoding TldD/PmbA family protein, with the protein product MHELVEFAVENALELGADYAEARFEEKNGTSLTMKNGSPEGLEILADKGIGVRVLVNGGMGFASTNVLTKESVAETVKKAIKLAKAASRVRNEPIRFSEENFHRVSYKVKMRKDFRDVSPEEKLELLKKIEEEVKATGVNVPMRFIRYYDQMWHKIIFNSDGAFIESFIPRVSTTYNLVVFENGQMEQAPFVQRAFSGGLELIEKDEPWKWAVKDVQALKKLIYEGKRPPEGKVDLVISPEVAGIAVHESVGHPYESDRIFGREAAQAGESFVKPDMLGERIGSEVVTVIDDPTIPNSWGFYLYDDEGVKARPRYLIRNGIITEFLTNREYAHKLGQHSNAAARAINYNREPIVRMANTYLAPGDYSFEELIEDIKLGVYMVSFNEWNIDDRRYQQRYIGREAYLIENGEIKHPVRRPILEITTRALWSSVDAVGKEVEFYPGTCGKGEPGQGVPVWMGGAHARLRDIPLRRP
- a CDS encoding 50S ribosomal protein L35ae — protein: MALKAVVLSYAGSHEHQHNHYMILKPLGIDDRGSAARLIGRKVVWRTPTGRKMKGKIVRTHGNGGEVKAYFNPGLPGQALGDYVEIL
- a CDS encoding tRNA (guanine(10)-N(2))-dimethyltransferase — encoded protein: MELKEVREGASRFFVPEAERIYDAPVFYNPVMAINRDISVLAVDVLKPSRVLDALSATGVRGLRYLLETPAGEVWMNDIKEEAFRLILRNVELNGGKIVKSSNERVVFDISGKKAIVSKGDANRLMAEKFRYFDFIDLDPFGAPVEFLDTALRAVKRRGFLGVTATDTGVLCGAYRNACLRKYLAVPIRGELCHEAGLRILIGLVARYAAKYDLGVKVLLAYYRDHYFRVFLGLKSGARKADESLSNIGYLWQDKSGKFWYSREFLPSESNAYGPLWLGELKDDDFMNSLLKKSQEVVLASNKTLEFIRLLSDELDVPFHYDTHAIARRHGLEVRKLAVIMEKLEKMGYRVTRTHFSPTSIKTDAPFDAVLDALRGL
- the surE gene encoding 5'/3'-nucleotidase SurE, which encodes MRILLTNDDGIYSNGIRAAVKALSELGEVYVVAPLFQRSASGRAMTLHRPIRAKRIELPGAKIAYGIDGTPTDCVIFAIARFGDFDLAVSGINLGENLSTEITVSGTASAAIEAATHGVPSIAISLEVEWKKTLGEGEGIDFSVSAHFLKRIAKAILENGLPKGVDMLNVNVPSDAPEKTGIAITRLARKRYSPTVEERIDPRGHPYYWIVGRKTTEFEPGTDAYTLKVERKVSVTPINIDLTAKVGFKKVKEILQSIDSLGN
- a CDS encoding type II toxin-antitoxin system VapC family toxin, giving the protein MMSLFLDSNVFIYAFLKPRREPLDNVIAIKEKAKEILKRVSDGEEVVTTVILLSKVANVVGNRAGKGKAAEIVLSMLTSQNIMVLDVSTADYLRVALIAEERNLGINDALAYLKMRELGIDEIYTFDRDFEKLNVKIVRE
- a CDS encoding archaeosine biosynthesis radical SAM protein RaSEA is translated as MTYWTSEDNVAGKPGTALFIILPTIGCYRFRIGEACYMCAYPTAAPKIKWSQEAIVDYVREALKKIEGKKGPFAVRMFTSGSFLDNGELKPETRRKIFEILAKMDNVEEIVIESRSELVRYDAVKELAEIVPDKHFEVAIGLETANDDIAEVSINKGNTFADFVKAAEIVHKAGAKVKTYLLLKPIFLSERDGIRDAKESIIKAEPYTDTFSINITDIQKGTLYERLWEKKEYRPPWLWSAVELLIWAKRKFPEKRILSDPVGAGSPRGPHNCLTDYDRVIGKAIKKFSATQDISYIENLKPECRDRWSYIVENGLLDWQLVTW